Proteins encoded together in one Chitinophaga sp. LS1 window:
- a CDS encoding CocE/NonD family hydrolase, producing MKRILWLFVVIIAFNSKVKAIDADSLWMYEHYTKKEVYIPMRDGVKLFTSIYIPKDNAEKHPFLMTRTPYSCSPYGDKEFRPFYARYTNTYLHEGYIMVIQDVRGRWMSEGTFMDVRPYNPAKKGKNEIDEASDTYDTIDWLVKNIANNNGKVGVFGTSYPGFYSTMAALSGHPALKAVSPQAPVTDWYHGDDFHHNGAFFISDAFSFYTSFGQPRPKPTTVGPAGFKYFTTDDNYEFYLKTGALSNFSKLMGDSIAFWNDLMNHGDYDAWWKARDVRQYLKGIQPAVLTVGGVFDAEDCFGAWNTYKAIEKLSPDANNRIVMGPWYHGQWGSNDGTHLGNVHFDSNTSEYYQDNIEVPFFNYYLKGKGASPDIAEATVFFTGENQWRKFQQWPPANVQAQSIYMQANGKLDFSKPLGGNSFSEYVSDPAKPVPYTQDVHFDRTINYMTDDQRFAERRPDVATFSTDVLTEDITLAGPLTAKLVVSTSGTDADFIVKLIDVFPYDFKYEDKARSEHHRVPSSTYPMGGYEMLVRGEIMRGKYRESFEKPVPFTPDAPANIDFSLPDVAHTFKKGHKIMVQVQSSWFPLVDRNPQVFTDIYHATDKDFKKATIRIYHDAGHPSAIELPVLK from the coding sequence ATGAAACGGATCTTATGGCTGTTTGTGGTGATTATCGCCTTTAACTCAAAGGTAAAAGCCATCGATGCAGACTCCTTGTGGATGTACGAACATTACACTAAAAAAGAAGTATATATCCCTATGCGGGATGGTGTAAAACTGTTTACATCCATTTATATACCTAAAGACAATGCAGAGAAGCATCCTTTTCTGATGACACGTACTCCTTACTCCTGCTCTCCTTATGGAGATAAAGAGTTCAGACCTTTCTATGCAAGGTATACCAACACATACCTGCACGAAGGCTATATCATGGTCATACAGGATGTACGTGGCCGTTGGATGAGTGAAGGTACCTTCATGGATGTTCGTCCTTATAATCCGGCTAAAAAGGGCAAAAATGAGATAGATGAAGCAAGTGATACTTACGACACCATCGACTGGCTGGTGAAGAACATTGCCAACAACAATGGCAAAGTAGGTGTATTCGGCACCTCTTACCCCGGCTTCTACAGCACCATGGCTGCATTGAGCGGTCATCCGGCACTGAAGGCAGTAAGTCCGCAGGCACCGGTTACCGACTGGTATCATGGTGATGACTTCCACCACAACGGTGCATTCTTCATTTCAGATGCCTTCTCTTTTTATACCAGTTTCGGTCAGCCAAGGCCTAAGCCAACTACCGTAGGCCCTGCTGGTTTTAAATACTTCACTACTGACGATAACTACGAGTTCTACCTCAAAACCGGTGCGCTGTCTAACTTCTCTAAATTGATGGGAGACAGCATTGCATTCTGGAATGACCTCATGAACCATGGCGACTACGACGCATGGTGGAAAGCCAGGGATGTAAGACAATACCTGAAAGGCATACAGCCAGCTGTACTGACAGTAGGTGGTGTCTTCGATGCAGAAGATTGCTTCGGTGCATGGAATACTTATAAGGCCATCGAGAAACTGAGTCCTGATGCCAACAATCGTATCGTAATGGGTCCATGGTATCATGGTCAGTGGGGCAGCAATGATGGTACACATTTAGGCAATGTTCATTTCGACAGCAATACATCTGAATACTACCAGGATAATATCGAAGTGCCCTTCTTCAACTATTACCTGAAAGGTAAAGGTGCATCACCTGATATCGCAGAAGCAACCGTGTTCTTCACCGGCGAAAACCAATGGCGCAAGTTCCAGCAATGGCCTCCTGCCAATGTACAGGCACAATCCATCTACATGCAGGCCAATGGCAAACTGGATTTCTCCAAACCACTGGGTGGCAACAGCTTCTCTGAATACGTAAGCGATCCTGCTAAACCAGTGCCTTACACACAGGATGTACATTTCGATCGTACCATCAATTACATGACAGATGATCAGCGTTTTGCTGAACGCCGTCCGGATGTAGCTACTTTTTCGACAGATGTATTGACAGAAGATATTACACTGGCGGGGCCGCTCACAGCCAAACTGGTAGTAAGTACCAGTGGTACAGATGCTGACTTCATCGTAAAGCTGATCGATGTGTTCCCTTATGATTTCAAATATGAAGACAAGGCTCGCAGCGAACACCACAGAGTACCTTCATCTACCTATCCAATGGGCGGTTACGAAATGCTGGTAAGAGGCGAAATCATGAGAGGTAAATACAGAGAGAGCTTTGAGAAACCAGTTCCTTTCACACCAGATGCACCTGCCAATATAGATTTCTCCCTGCCGGATGTAGCACATACATTTAAAAAAGGGCACAAGATCATGGTACAGGTACAGAGCAGCTGGTTCCCGCTGGTAGATCGTAACCCACAGGTATTTACCGATATCTACCATGCTACAGACAAGGATTTTAAGAAGGCAACCATCCGTATTTATCATGATGCAGGCCATCCATCCGCTATAGAATTGCCGGTGTTGAAATAA
- the aroB gene encoding 3-dehydroquinate synthase produces the protein MRTLSYQFQHSATKYYLGESLHQLGNYADPSRTVLVVDENVDKLHGMKLQGWRKLVIPDGEENKSEEVLEQIIDGLIELEADRKTMLVGIGGGMTTDLTGYAASIYMRGMPVGFVPTTLLAQVDASIGGKNGINHGKHKNMLGTIRQPEFILFDLSLPLTMPDEEWHNGFAEIIKYACIMDAGMFTYLEENRDKAMQKDVAVLEYLVERSVELKTKVVLEDEFEQASRRWLNFGHTLGHAVEKIENIAHGKAVAIGMVAAAKISEKLSTLQVEQTNRLIRLINDYQLPVTLTSNKEEMYNIFKLDKKREKDAINFVLLEQLGSAHTKAVPLATLKQLLEEL, from the coding sequence ATGAGAACATTATCTTACCAGTTCCAGCACAGTGCTACCAAATATTACTTGGGAGAAAGCCTCCACCAGCTGGGCAATTATGCAGATCCATCCCGTACCGTACTGGTTGTGGATGAAAATGTGGATAAACTCCACGGAATGAAATTGCAGGGTTGGAGGAAGCTGGTGATTCCGGATGGAGAAGAGAATAAAAGTGAGGAAGTACTCGAACAGATCATTGATGGGCTCATAGAGCTGGAAGCTGACCGCAAGACTATGCTCGTAGGTATAGGCGGTGGCATGACCACAGATTTAACCGGTTATGCCGCCAGCATATATATGCGCGGTATGCCGGTAGGTTTCGTACCTACCACGCTGCTCGCACAGGTAGATGCATCTATCGGTGGTAAGAACGGTATCAACCATGGTAAACATAAGAATATGCTGGGCACCATCCGGCAACCGGAGTTTATCCTGTTTGACTTATCACTGCCACTGACCATGCCTGACGAAGAATGGCATAATGGTTTTGCGGAGATCATCAAATATGCCTGCATCATGGATGCCGGTATGTTCACTTACCTGGAAGAAAACCGGGATAAGGCCATGCAAAAGGATGTAGCCGTTCTGGAATACCTGGTAGAACGCTCTGTAGAGCTGAAGACCAAGGTAGTACTGGAGGATGAATTTGAGCAGGCGTCTCGTCGCTGGCTCAACTTTGGCCACACGCTGGGGCATGCAGTAGAAAAAATTGAGAACATCGCCCATGGTAAAGCGGTGGCAATCGGGATGGTGGCAGCAGCCAAAATCTCAGAGAAGCTATCTACTTTGCAGGTGGAACAAACAAACCGGTTGATCAGGCTGATCAATGATTACCAGTTGCCGGTGACCCTGACTTCGAACAAAGAAGAAATGTACAACATCTTCAAGCTGGATAAGAAAAGGGAAAAGGATGCGATCAATTTTGTGCTGCTGGAACAATTAGGTAGCGCGCATACAAAGGCTGTACCGCTGGCAACGCTGAAGCAGTTGCTGGAGGAGCTATAA
- a CDS encoding FKBP-type peptidyl-prolyl cis-trans isomerase — MIKKALLLGALGVISLNGFAQKRSKKNKDKEQTVVPVAPLLQTKIDTVSYGIGQDIGNTLKTQGLDSLNLNVLRHAIEDALKDTTLVAKEIANMSISNYLQQIKAEKMQKNKEAGEKFLAENKTKPGVVALPSGLQYQILKEGNGPKPTAADKVKTHYHGTLIDGTVFDSSVERGQPISFPVGGVIKGWTEALQLMPVGSKWRLFIPADLAYGERQAGPKIGPNSALIFDVELLDIEK, encoded by the coding sequence ATGATTAAAAAAGCCCTACTATTGGGAGCACTCGGCGTCATATCCCTGAATGGATTTGCGCAGAAAAGATCTAAAAAGAACAAAGACAAGGAGCAAACTGTTGTTCCTGTAGCACCATTATTGCAGACTAAGATCGACACCGTAAGCTATGGCATTGGTCAGGATATCGGTAATACCCTCAAGACACAAGGATTGGATAGCCTGAACCTGAATGTGCTGAGACACGCGATCGAGGATGCACTGAAGGATACAACGTTAGTAGCAAAAGAAATAGCAAATATGAGTATCAGTAATTATCTCCAACAGATAAAAGCGGAAAAGATGCAAAAGAACAAAGAAGCAGGTGAAAAATTCCTGGCAGAGAATAAGACTAAACCAGGGGTGGTAGCACTGCCTAGCGGTTTACAATACCAAATTCTGAAAGAAGGTAATGGTCCAAAACCTACCGCTGCAGATAAGGTAAAGACACATTATCATGGTACCCTGATCGACGGGACCGTGTTTGATAGTTCTGTAGAGAGAGGTCAGCCTATCTCCTTCCCGGTGGGTGGAGTCATTAAGGGTTGGACTGAGGCGCTGCAGTTGATGCCTGTAGGTTCAAAATGGAGGTTGTTTATACCTGCTGATCTGGCTTATGGTGAACGTCAGGCAGGGCCGAAGATCGGACCAAATAGCGCACTGATTTTTGATGTTGAATTATTAGATATCGAGAAGTAA
- a CDS encoding chorismate mutase, with the protein MVLADILSNTKFSDPGSDKKPLIISGPCSAETEEQVLETAQRLAKTGKVDVLRAGIWKPRTRPGSFEGIGVQGLPWLQKAKALTGLPVAVEVATRQQVEEALAHDVDILWIGARTTVNPFSVQEVADALKGVDTTVLIKNPINPDLELWVGAVERVRNSGITKIGLIHRGFSSYGNTEYRNAPMWHLPIEMKRRMPELPIVCDPSHIGGRRDILQEIGQEAIDLDYDGLMLESHIDPDKAWSDAKQQVTPERLAEILDGIKWRHERTDVKEFNSALDKLRGQINQIDDEILLLLGNRMKIAEKIGLYKKENNVTILQTNRWNEILERGIAKGDKLGLTKDFILKYFDAVHLESINRQNRVMNEGK; encoded by the coding sequence ATGGTATTAGCAGACATCCTCTCCAACACTAAATTCTCTGATCCGGGCTCAGATAAGAAGCCGTTGATCATCTCCGGCCCTTGCAGTGCTGAAACTGAAGAGCAGGTACTTGAAACCGCACAGCGCCTGGCTAAGACAGGTAAAGTAGATGTACTGCGTGCTGGTATCTGGAAACCACGTACCCGCCCAGGTTCCTTCGAAGGTATCGGTGTACAGGGCCTGCCATGGTTACAGAAAGCAAAAGCCCTGACCGGTTTACCAGTAGCTGTGGAAGTAGCTACCCGTCAGCAGGTGGAAGAAGCCCTGGCACATGATGTAGATATCCTGTGGATTGGTGCACGTACCACAGTAAACCCATTCTCTGTACAGGAAGTAGCTGATGCGCTGAAAGGTGTGGATACAACTGTATTGATCAAGAACCCAATCAACCCGGACCTGGAACTGTGGGTAGGTGCAGTAGAGCGTGTGCGTAACTCCGGCATCACCAAGATTGGTCTGATCCACCGTGGTTTCTCCAGCTATGGCAATACTGAATACCGTAATGCACCGATGTGGCACCTGCCAATCGAGATGAAGCGTCGTATGCCAGAACTGCCTATCGTGTGCGATCCTAGCCACATTGGTGGTCGTCGTGACATACTGCAGGAAATCGGTCAGGAAGCAATCGACCTGGATTACGATGGTCTGATGCTGGAATCACACATTGATCCGGACAAAGCATGGAGCGATGCGAAACAACAGGTAACTCCTGAAAGACTGGCAGAAATTTTGGATGGTATCAAGTGGCGCCATGAACGTACCGATGTAAAAGAATTCAACTCTGCACTGGATAAACTGCGTGGTCAGATCAACCAGATCGATGATGAAATTCTGCTGCTGCTGGGCAATCGTATGAAGATTGCTGAGAAGATTGGTCTCTACAAGAAAGAGAACAACGTGACCATCCTGCAGACAAACCGCTGGAATGAAATCCTGGAGCGTGGTATCGCTAAGGGTGACAAACTGGGTCTGACAAAGGATTTCATCCTGAAATACTTCGATGCAGTTCACCTGGAATCAATCAACAGGCAGAACAGAGTAATGAACGAAGGCAAATAA
- a CDS encoding MmcQ/YjbR family DNA-binding protein yields the protein MNIEQFRDFCLALPGVTEEFPFGEETLVYKVMGKMFTLTSLDSFESINLKCDPEIAIELRERYDGVSPGYHMNKKHWNTVDVHAGISDKLIYQWIRDSYELVVESLPRKTKEELKNK from the coding sequence ATGAATATTGAACAGTTTCGTGATTTTTGCCTCGCCCTGCCGGGTGTCACAGAAGAGTTTCCCTTTGGTGAAGAAACACTTGTATACAAGGTGATGGGAAAAATGTTTACACTCACCAGCCTCGATAGTTTCGAAAGCATCAATCTCAAATGTGATCCTGAAATTGCGATAGAGCTGCGCGAACGCTATGATGGTGTCTCACCGGGATACCATATGAACAAGAAACACTGGAATACAGTCGATGTACACGCCGGTATTTCTGATAAGCTGATCTATCAGTGGATCAGGGATTCATATGAACTCGTAGTGGAATCATTACCCAGGAAGACAAAAGAAGAATTGAAAAATAAATAA
- a CDS encoding prephenate dehydrogenase: protein MIVTIVGTGLIGGSLAISLRTKGGATHIIGVDHNEDNLKKAQELGIIDEGATLEAAMQRSTVVILAIPVDGLLKVLPSILDNVGPQQVIMDVGSTKEKILALVAGHPHRGRFVAAHPMAGTEYSGPEAAIPNLFTNKTMVLCDVKNSDEDAVEIVEDMVDKLQMRLVYMNAEEHDLHTAYVSHISHITSFALALTVLQKEKEHGRIFELASGGFESTVRLAKSSPDMWVPIFKHNRHNVLDVLDEHIHQLQQMKNLLENEDYDAFYKLIQKSNKIRKILK, encoded by the coding sequence ATGATCGTAACGATAGTTGGTACTGGTTTAATCGGTGGATCTCTGGCCATCAGCCTGAGAACAAAGGGGGGCGCCACCCACATCATCGGTGTGGACCACAACGAAGATAATCTTAAAAAGGCGCAGGAGCTTGGCATCATCGATGAAGGTGCTACCCTGGAAGCAGCCATGCAGCGTTCAACAGTGGTCATACTTGCGATACCTGTAGACGGTTTGCTGAAAGTATTACCTTCTATTCTGGATAATGTGGGACCACAACAGGTGATCATGGATGTGGGTTCTACAAAAGAAAAAATATTAGCACTCGTTGCCGGTCATCCCCACAGAGGGCGCTTTGTAGCTGCTCACCCGATGGCCGGCACGGAGTATTCCGGCCCCGAAGCTGCTATACCGAACCTCTTCACCAACAAGACCATGGTGCTGTGCGATGTGAAAAACAGTGATGAAGACGCCGTGGAAATTGTTGAGGATATGGTAGACAAGCTGCAGATGCGCCTCGTATATATGAATGCAGAAGAGCATGACCTGCATACAGCCTACGTATCGCACATCTCTCATATCACCTCCTTTGCACTGGCACTGACCGTACTGCAAAAGGAAAAAGAGCACGGACGCATCTTTGAACTGGCAAGTGGTGGTTTTGAATCTACCGTACGTCTGGCTAAGAGCTCTCCTGATATGTGGGTACCGATCTTTAAGCATAACCGTCATAATGTGCTGGATGTACTGGATGAACATATCCACCAGCTGCAACAGATGAAGAACCTGCTGGAAAATGAAGATTATGATGCTTTTTATAAACTGATCCAGAAATCAAATAAGATCAGAAAGATCTTAAAATAA
- the aroA gene encoding 3-phosphoshikimate 1-carboxyvinyltransferase, translating into MQVTILPGSIHGTVTANPSKSAMQRAVAAALLSNGKSIIRNPGLSNDCLAALDVASKLGATINRQEDYIGITSNGIHPVQSVDNEINCGESGLGIRMFTPIASLSALPITINGHGSLTTRPMNFFEEVLPQVGVKISSREGKLPLHIQGPLQAQNITIDGSLSSQFLTGLLMAFGAVAEDVTITVKDLKSKPYIALTLQLMEQFGVQVKEENFERFSFGKKQAYKAGEYTVEGDWSGAAFLLVAAAVAGKAEVHHLNTQSAQSDKAILEALEKAGAGLMSGVFTVNVEKQQLKAFDFDATDCPDLFPPLVALAANCVGTTKILGVSRLAHKESDRGKTLQEEFGKLGISIDLHGDEMLVHGGTGITGGTVRSHNDHRIAMACAVAALTASGPVVIEDAEAINKSYPEFYEHLQKLGGVVKQEGANSQVH; encoded by the coding sequence ATGCAAGTAACAATATTACCCGGCAGCATTCATGGCACCGTAACTGCCAATCCTTCCAAAAGCGCTATGCAAAGGGCAGTAGCCGCAGCGTTGCTGAGCAATGGTAAAAGCATTATCCGGAATCCGGGTTTGAGCAATGACTGCCTCGCAGCACTGGATGTAGCCAGCAAACTGGGAGCAACTATCAATCGTCAGGAAGATTATATCGGGATTACCAGCAATGGTATTCACCCGGTACAGTCTGTAGATAACGAAATCAATTGTGGAGAATCCGGCCTTGGTATCCGCATGTTTACACCGATCGCTTCTTTGTCTGCACTGCCTATCACCATCAATGGGCATGGTAGTCTGACCACCCGTCCTATGAACTTCTTCGAAGAAGTTTTACCACAGGTGGGTGTAAAGATCAGCAGCCGTGAGGGCAAGCTGCCTTTGCATATTCAGGGTCCATTACAGGCGCAGAATATTACGATCGATGGTTCACTCAGTTCACAGTTCTTAACAGGCTTATTAATGGCTTTTGGTGCTGTTGCAGAAGATGTGACGATCACAGTGAAAGACCTGAAGAGTAAACCTTATATCGCCCTTACCCTGCAGCTCATGGAGCAGTTTGGAGTACAGGTGAAAGAGGAGAACTTTGAGCGTTTCTCATTTGGTAAGAAACAGGCATACAAAGCCGGCGAATATACTGTAGAAGGAGATTGGAGCGGAGCTGCGTTCCTGCTGGTGGCTGCTGCGGTAGCTGGCAAAGCAGAGGTACACCACCTCAATACACAATCTGCACAATCTGATAAAGCGATACTGGAAGCACTGGAAAAAGCAGGTGCAGGTCTGATGTCAGGTGTATTCACTGTGAATGTGGAAAAGCAACAATTAAAAGCGTTTGATTTCGATGCGACTGATTGTCCGGATCTGTTCCCTCCACTGGTAGCGCTGGCAGCAAATTGCGTAGGCACTACGAAAATACTGGGTGTGAGCAGACTGGCACACAAGGAAAGTGACCGTGGTAAAACCTTACAGGAAGAATTTGGTAAACTGGGTATAAGTATTGACCTGCATGGCGATGAAATGCTGGTGCATGGTGGTACAGGTATTACTGGTGGTACTGTTCGCTCTCACAATGATCACAGGATTGCCATGGCATGTGCAGTAGCTGCACTGACAGCGAGTGGTCCGGTAGTGATTGAAGATGCGGAGGCGATTAACAAATCTTATCCTGAATTTTACGAACATTTGCAGAAGTTAGGCGGTGTGGTAAAACAGGAAGGAGCCAACAGTCAGGTACATTAA
- a CDS encoding chorismate synthase, whose product MNSFGRLFRVNVFGESHGASVGVNIDGVPAGIPLKQEDFLPDLDRRKAGAKGTTPRKEDDLPYIKSGVFNDHTTGAPITILFENNNTRSTDYEKLREFPRPGHADFVATHKYGGFEDYRGGGHFSGRLTLNLVAAGVIAKKILGESIKVTATLKEVAGLPDAAQGLEAAIAAKDSVGGIVECVVEGLPIGLGEPFFDSVESCIAHAVFAIPAIKGIEFGAGFAAAKMKGIEHNDAILDANGKTATNNAGGVVGGITNGNPLVFRVAVKPTSSTPKEQHTLNIKSGQVEAFSVKGRHDLCIALRVPVVLEAVAAMALADLMMVEQRSPRVWK is encoded by the coding sequence ATGAACAGTTTCGGTAGATTATTCCGGGTAAATGTTTTTGGAGAGTCGCATGGCGCTAGTGTAGGCGTGAATATTGACGGTGTACCGGCAGGTATTCCGCTGAAGCAGGAAGATTTCCTGCCAGACCTGGACAGGCGCAAGGCGGGCGCCAAAGGCACCACACCGCGTAAGGAAGATGATCTGCCTTACATCAAATCAGGCGTTTTCAATGACCATACAACTGGTGCGCCGATTACAATTTTGTTTGAGAACAACAATACGCGTAGTACTGACTATGAGAAGCTGCGTGAGTTTCCACGCCCCGGTCATGCGGATTTTGTAGCTACACATAAGTATGGTGGCTTTGAAGATTACCGTGGCGGCGGACACTTTAGCGGCAGGCTTACACTGAACCTGGTAGCTGCTGGCGTAATTGCCAAGAAGATATTGGGTGAAAGCATTAAGGTAACCGCAACTTTGAAAGAGGTGGCGGGATTGCCTGATGCAGCGCAGGGACTGGAAGCGGCGATTGCTGCAAAAGATTCTGTGGGTGGTATCGTAGAATGTGTGGTAGAAGGGCTGCCAATTGGATTGGGAGAGCCTTTTTTTGACTCAGTAGAGTCTTGTATTGCCCATGCGGTGTTTGCTATTCCGGCAATCAAAGGCATTGAATTCGGTGCTGGTTTTGCTGCGGCAAAGATGAAAGGGATAGAGCATAATGATGCGATACTGGATGCTAATGGTAAGACTGCGACGAATAATGCGGGTGGTGTAGTAGGGGGTATTACTAACGGGAATCCTTTGGTATTCCGTGTGGCGGTGAAACCTACTTCAAGCACGCCTAAGGAGCAGCATACGTTGAATATTAAGAGTGGACAGGTAGAGGCTTTTAGTGTGAAGGGAAGACATGATCTGTGTATAGCGCTGAGGGTACCGGTGGTGTTGGAAGCAGTGGCGGCAATGGCGCTGGCGGATTTGATGATGGTGGAGCAGCGGAGTCCCAGAGTGTGGAAATAA